The proteins below come from a single Streptococcus hyointestinalis genomic window:
- a CDS encoding ATP-dependent Clp protease ATP-binding subunit has protein sequence MSDYSYKLQEVFSLAQYEAARYDSSYLETWHVLLAMVGIRDSIAGLTFAEYEDKVRFEDYESAAILAMDRSPRDNVAVTFRPQSRALSEVLDLAQKIQKVTGSEAVGTEHVLFAILVNKDLLATRLLELAGFKYKDDGDSLRLLDLRKSLERNAGFTKENIKAIHTLRSPKPAKAGGNFSDMMRPQSTAGDLADFTRDLTAQARAGKLEPVIGRDKEIARMIQVLSRKTKNNPVLVGDAGVGKTALAYGLAQRIATGDIPYELRDMRVLELDMMSVIAGTRFRGDFEERMNQIISDIEEDGHIILFIDELHTIMGSGSGIDSTLDAANILKPALARGTLRTVGATTQEEYQKHIEKDAALSRRFAKILVEEPTVEQAYDILLGLKASYEDFHHVSISDEAVKTAVTAAHRYLTSKQLPDSAIDLLDEASATVQTMIKKEDTGFLNPVDEAILNDNMVLATKLLKKATSQKEKPRQAVTPEHILATLSRLSGIPVEKMTASDNKKYLNLEKELHKRVIGQDEAVSSISRAIRRNQSGIRSGKRPIGSFMFLGPTGVGKTELAKALAEVLFDDESALIRFDMSEYMEKFAASRLNGAPPGYVGYDEGGELTEKVRNKPYSVLLFDEVEKAHPDIFNLLLQVLDDGVLTDSKGRKVDFSNTIIIMTSNLGATALRDDKTVGFGAQAQAHSHQAVQSRIFEELKRAYRPEFLNRIDEKVVFHSLTQEDMQEVVKIMIKPLIARLAEKGITLKVQPAALRYLAEKGYDPEMGARPLRRTLQTDVEDKLAEMLLGGELDDAKTLKIGCRKNQLVFTVD, from the coding sequence ATGAGCGATTATTCATATAAATTACAAGAAGTATTTAGCTTAGCGCAATACGAGGCGGCACGCTATGACAGTAGCTACCTCGAGACTTGGCATGTCTTGCTGGCTATGGTGGGTATCAGAGATTCGATTGCGGGCTTGACCTTTGCAGAGTATGAGGACAAGGTACGCTTTGAGGACTACGAGAGTGCTGCGATTCTAGCTATGGACAGGTCTCCTCGTGACAATGTAGCGGTGACTTTTCGTCCGCAATCACGAGCTTTATCTGAAGTGCTAGACCTAGCACAAAAAATCCAAAAAGTCACAGGCAGTGAAGCTGTCGGGACAGAGCATGTTTTATTTGCTATCTTGGTCAATAAAGATTTGCTGGCGACGAGACTCCTTGAGCTAGCTGGCTTTAAGTACAAGGACGACGGTGACTCCTTGCGTCTTTTGGATCTCAGAAAGTCGCTTGAGCGCAATGCTGGCTTTACCAAGGAAAATATCAAGGCGATTCATACTCTTCGCAGTCCTAAGCCAGCAAAAGCTGGGGGCAACTTTTCAGATATGATGCGTCCGCAGAGTACGGCTGGAGACTTGGCAGACTTTACACGTGACTTGACAGCGCAAGCTCGTGCAGGCAAGCTAGAGCCTGTTATCGGTCGGGACAAAGAGATTGCCAGAATGATTCAGGTGCTGAGTCGTAAAACCAAGAACAATCCTGTCCTTGTCGGTGATGCTGGTGTCGGAAAGACAGCTCTTGCTTACGGTTTAGCGCAGCGCATTGCCACAGGTGATATTCCTTATGAGCTGCGTGATATGCGTGTGCTGGAGCTTGATATGATGAGTGTCATTGCAGGGACACGTTTTCGTGGGGACTTTGAGGAGCGCATGAACCAAATCATCTCAGACATCGAAGAGGACGGGCATATTATTCTCTTCATTGATGAGCTGCACACGATTATGGGCTCAGGTAGCGGGATTGATAGCACGCTAGATGCGGCAAATATCCTCAAACCCGCTCTTGCTCGTGGGACTTTGCGCACAGTAGGGGCAACCACTCAAGAAGAATACCAAAAGCATATCGAAAAAGACGCAGCACTGTCTCGTCGCTTTGCTAAGATTTTGGTTGAAGAGCCAACAGTTGAGCAGGCTTATGACATCTTGCTTGGTTTGAAAGCGTCCTATGAGGACTTTCACCATGTGAGTATCTCTGATGAGGCGGTCAAAACGGCTGTTACAGCAGCGCACCGTTACCTAACTAGTAAGCAACTACCAGACTCTGCTATTGACTTGCTGGATGAGGCGAGTGCGACGGTTCAGACCATGATAAAAAAAGAAGACACAGGCTTTTTAAATCCTGTGGATGAAGCCATCTTAAACGATAACATGGTCTTGGCGACAAAATTGCTCAAAAAAGCAACCAGTCAAAAAGAAAAACCACGCCAAGCCGTGACACCAGAGCATATCCTAGCGACCTTGAGCCGTCTATCTGGTATCCCCGTTGAGAAGATGACTGCTTCTGACAATAAGAAATACCTCAATCTGGAAAAAGAACTGCACAAGCGTGTGATTGGTCAGGACGAGGCAGTCTCTAGCATTAGCCGTGCCATTCGTCGTAACCAGTCTGGTATCCGCTCAGGCAAACGCCCAATTGGCTCCTTTATGTTCCTAGGTCCGACAGGTGTCGGAAAGACCGAGCTGGCTAAGGCGCTTGCTGAAGTGCTCTTTGATGATGAGTCAGCGCTTATTCGCTTTGATATGTCGGAGTACATGGAGAAATTCGCAGCCAGTCGTCTAAACGGTGCGCCTCCAGGTTATGTCGGCTATGATGAGGGTGGTGAGCTGACAGAGAAAGTCCGCAACAAACCTTACTCTGTGCTCCTCTTTGACGAGGTGGAAAAGGCACACCCTGATATTTTCAATCTGCTACTCCAAGTGCTAGATGACGGTGTTCTGACCGACAGCAAGGGACGAAAAGTCGACTTTTCAAACACCATTATCATCATGACTAGCAACTTAGGAGCGACAGCCCTTCGTGATGACAAGACGGTTGGCTTTGGAGCGCAGGCACAAGCTCACTCTCACCAAGCGGTGCAATCTCGTATCTTTGAAGAGTTGAAACGTGCTTATCGCCCAGAGTTTCTAAACCGTATCGATGAAAAGGTTGTCTTTCATAGTTTGACGCAAGAGGATATGCAGGAAGTGGTTAAGATTATGATTAAACCGCTGATTGCTCGTCTTGCGGAAAAAGGCATCACGCTAAAAGTACAACCAGCAGCGCTTAGATACCTAGCTGAAAAAGGCTATGACCCAGAGATGGGTGCTCGCCCTCTACGTCGTACCTTGCAGACAGATGTTGAGGACAAACTGGCTGAGATGCTCCTTGGCGGTGAGCTCGATGACGCTAAAACCCTCAAAATCGGCTGCCGTAAAAATCAGCTGGTCTTTACAGTAGATTAG
- a CDS encoding CtsR family transcriptional regulator, whose translation MATKNTSDNIEDYIKNLLAQSGIAEIKRSLLADTFQVVPSQINYVIKTRFTESRGYTVESKRGGGGYIRIAKVHFSDKHQMLGNLQATIGEQISQQVYEDIIQLLFEDEVISEREGHLLLVTACDEVLGEDAPKIRARMLRKLLQRLDRKGFHL comes from the coding sequence GTGGCTACAAAAAATACCTCTGATAATATCGAGGACTATATCAAAAACTTGCTAGCACAATCTGGTATCGCAGAAATCAAGCGTTCGCTATTAGCCGATACCTTTCAAGTCGTGCCAAGTCAGATAAACTACGTGATAAAGACACGCTTTACTGAGAGTCGTGGCTATACTGTAGAGAGTAAGCGTGGCGGTGGCGGTTATATCCGCATTGCTAAGGTTCACTTCTCAGATAAGCACCAGATGTTGGGTAATCTCCAAGCAACTATTGGTGAGCAGATTAGCCAGCAGGTCTATGAGGACATCATCCAGCTTTTGTTTGAAGATGAGGTGATTAGTGAGCGTGAGGGGCATCTGCTTTTGGTGACCGCCTGTGATGAGGTGCTAGGAGAGGATGCGCCTAAGATTCGAGCACGTATGCTACGCAAACTGCTCCAAAGATTGGATAGAAAAGGGTTTCATTTATGA
- a CDS encoding COG2426 family protein — protein MNYLITLLISMVPLIELRGAVPYAIATGIPYWQALVIGVIGNMLPVPIIFFFARRVLEWGADKPLIGGFFTWCLKKGHSGGQKLEKVAGERGIFIALLLFVGIPIPGTGAWTGTLAASILDWDFKKSIIAVMLGVILAGLIMGTIALFGLKAITG, from the coding sequence ATGAATTACTTGATTACACTGCTCATCTCTATGGTTCCCTTGATTGAATTGCGAGGAGCAGTTCCTTACGCCATTGCAACAGGGATTCCTTACTGGCAGGCTCTTGTTATCGGCGTTATTGGCAATATGCTGCCTGTTCCTATTATCTTCTTCTTTGCCAGAAGAGTACTAGAATGGGGAGCTGACAAGCCTCTTATCGGTGGCTTTTTCACCTGGTGTCTCAAAAAAGGGCACAGCGGTGGGCAGAAGCTGGAAAAAGTAGCTGGTGAGCGTGGTATTTTTATTGCCCTCTTGCTCTTTGTAGGGATTCCTATCCCAGGGACTGGCGCTTGGACAGGAACTCTGGCTGCAAGTATCCTTGACTGGGACTTTAAGAAAAGTATCATCGCTGTTATGCTTGGAGTTATCCTAGCAGGTCTCATCATGGGTACCATCGCACTCTTTGGTCTCAAGGCTATTACTGGTTAA
- the tsf gene encoding translation elongation factor Ts: protein MAEITAKLVKELREKSGAGVMDAKKALVETDGDIDKAIELLREKGMAKAAKKADRVAAEGLTGVYVDGNVAAVVEVNSETDFVAKNDQFVALVNEAAKVIAEGKPANDAEALALTTASGETLEQAFVTATATIGEKISFRRFALVEKSDDQVFGAYQHNGGRIGVVAVLEGTDEATAKQVAMHIAAMKPTVLSYEELDPQFVKDELAQLNHKIEQDNESRAMVGKPALPFLQYGSKAELTGEVIAKAEEAIKEELAAEGKPEKIWDKIIPGKMARFMLDNTQVDQAYTLLAQVYIMDDSKTVEAYLDSVNAKAVAFVRFEVGDGIEKAANDFEAEVAATMAAALEN, encoded by the coding sequence ATGGCAGAAATCACAGCTAAACTCGTTAAAGAATTGCGTGAAAAATCTGGTGCTGGTGTCATGGACGCTAAAAAAGCATTGGTTGAAACAGATGGTGACATCGACAAAGCGATTGAATTGCTTCGTGAAAAAGGAATGGCAAAAGCAGCTAAGAAAGCTGACCGTGTCGCTGCAGAAGGTTTGACAGGGGTTTACGTTGATGGTAACGTTGCTGCTGTTGTCGAAGTGAACTCAGAAACAGACTTCGTTGCGAAAAACGACCAATTCGTAGCACTTGTTAACGAAGCTGCAAAAGTTATCGCAGAAGGCAAACCAGCTAACGATGCTGAAGCTCTTGCTTTGACAACTGCTTCAGGTGAAACTTTGGAGCAAGCATTTGTTACTGCAACGGCTACTATCGGAGAAAAAATCTCATTCCGTCGCTTTGCTTTGGTTGAAAAGTCTGATGACCAAGTCTTTGGTGCTTACCAACACAACGGTGGACGTATCGGTGTAGTTGCTGTTCTTGAAGGTACAGACGAAGCAACAGCTAAACAAGTTGCAATGCACATCGCAGCGATGAAACCAACTGTTCTTTCTTACGAAGAATTGGATCCTCAATTCGTTAAAGATGAGCTTGCTCAATTGAACCACAAGATTGAACAAGACAACGAAAGCCGTGCTATGGTTGGTAAACCAGCTCTTCCATTCTTGCAATACGGTTCTAAAGCTGAGTTGACAGGTGAAGTCATCGCTAAAGCTGAAGAAGCTATCAAAGAAGAATTGGCAGCTGAAGGTAAGCCAGAAAAAATCTGGGATAAAATCATCCCTGGTAAAATGGCTCGCTTCATGCTTGACAACACTCAAGTTGACCAAGCTTACACACTTCTTGCACAAGTTTACATCATGGATGACAGCAAGACAGTTGAAGCTTACCTTGACTCAGTAAACGCTAAAGCAGTTGCCTTTGTTCGTTTTGAAGTTGGTGACGGTATCGAAAAAGCAGCAAACGACTTTGAAGCAGAAGTTGCTGCAACTATGGCTGCTGCGCTTGAAAACTAA
- the rpsB gene encoding 30S ribosomal protein S2 has protein sequence MAVISMKQLLEAGVHFGHQTRRWNPKMAKYIFTERNGIHVIDLQQTVKLADQAYDFVRDAAANDAVILFVGTKKQAAEAIAEEATRAGQYYINHRWLGGTLTNWDTIQKRIARLKEIKQMEADGTFEVLPKKEVALLNKQRARLEKFLGGIEDMPRIPDVIYIVDPHKEQIAVKEAKKLGIPIVAMVDTNADPDDIDVIIPANDDAIRAVKLITSKLADAVIEGRQGEDADVAFEEAAEADSIEEIVEAVEGSND, from the coding sequence ATGGCAGTAATTTCAATGAAACAACTTCTTGAAGCTGGTGTTCACTTTGGTCACCAAACACGTCGCTGGAACCCTAAGATGGCTAAATACATCTTTACAGAACGTAATGGTATCCACGTTATCGACCTTCAACAAACTGTAAAATTGGCTGACCAAGCTTACGACTTTGTTCGTGATGCAGCTGCAAACGACGCTGTTATCTTGTTTGTTGGTACTAAAAAACAAGCTGCTGAAGCAATCGCTGAAGAAGCTACTCGTGCAGGTCAATACTACATCAACCACCGTTGGTTGGGTGGAACACTTACAAACTGGGATACAATCCAAAAACGTATCGCTCGTTTGAAAGAAATCAAACAAATGGAAGCTGACGGAACTTTTGAAGTCCTTCCTAAAAAGGAAGTTGCTCTTCTTAACAAACAACGTGCACGTCTTGAAAAATTCTTGGGTGGTATCGAAGATATGCCACGCATTCCAGATGTGATTTACATCGTTGACCCACACAAAGAACAAATCGCTGTTAAAGAAGCTAAAAAACTTGGTATCCCAATCGTTGCGATGGTGGACACAAACGCTGATCCAGATGATATCGATGTTATCATCCCAGCTAACGATGACGCTATCCGTGCAGTTAAGTTGATTACTTCTAAATTGGCTGACGCTGTTATCGAAGGACGTCAAGGTGAAGATGCAGATGTTGCTTTTGAAGAAGCTGCAGAAGCTGACTCAATCGAAGAAATCGTTGAAGCTGTTGAAGGTTCAAACGACTAA